From the genome of Bacteroidota bacterium, one region includes:
- the queG gene encoding tRNA epoxyqueuosine(34) reductase QueG, with protein MQKNNKKEITLAIKKEAKRLAFVACGISKVSFLENEAKHFDKYLKEGRNAKMDYLANNISKRKNPQELVENSKSVISLLLNYYPQEKQNPDTKYQISKYAYGRDYHKVLKKKLKSLTAFIEKCTGEKNARFFVDTAPVFEKAWAEKSGIGWIGKNTLLINQKYGSFVFLGEIIIDLELNYDQAIEEQCGSCTKCIDACPTNALIEAYKIDSNKCISYQTIENNNPSLNFDTHNWVYGCDICQNVCPYNKEIPITEESDFLIKEVIKNYTDKDWKNLDEKKFEKIFNGTAVRRLGYKNFMRNF; from the coding sequence ATGCAAAAAAATAACAAAAAAGAAATTACACTCGCAATAAAAAAAGAAGCTAAAAGACTTGCTTTTGTTGCATGTGGAATTTCTAAAGTTTCTTTTTTAGAAAATGAAGCAAAACATTTTGACAAATATCTTAAAGAAGGACGTAATGCAAAAATGGATTATTTGGCAAACAACATAAGTAAAAGAAAAAATCCGCAAGAATTGGTTGAAAATTCAAAATCTGTTATTTCTCTACTTTTAAATTATTATCCTCAAGAAAAACAAAATCCTGATACAAAATATCAAATATCTAAATATGCTTATGGCAGGGATTATCACAAGGTACTTAAGAAGAAACTTAAATCTTTAACGGCTTTTATTGAGAAATGTACAGGGGAAAAAAACGCAAGATTTTTTGTCGATACCGCTCCGGTTTTTGAAAAAGCTTGGGCGGAAAAATCAGGAATAGGATGGATTGGCAAAAACACTCTTTTGATAAATCAAAAATACGGCTCTTTTGTTTTCCTCGGTGAAATAATTATTGATCTTGAATTAAATTATGACCAAGCAATAGAGGAACAATGCGGAAGTTGTACAAAATGCATTGATGCATGCCCGACAAATGCTTTAATTGAAGCATATAAAATTGACTCCAACAAATGTATTTCTTATCAAACAATTGAAAACAATAATCCGTCTCTAAATTTTGATACGCATAATTGGGTTTACGGTTGTGATATTTGCCAAAACGTTTGCCCTTACAACAAAGAAATACCAATAACAGAAGAAAGTGATTTTTTAATTAAAGAAGTAATTAAAAATTATACCGACAAAGACTGGAAAAACTTAGATGAAAAAAAGTTTGAGAAAATTTTTAACGGAACTGCTGTTAGAAGATTAGGGTACAAAAATTTTATGCGAAACTTTTGA
- the ruvB gene encoding Holliday junction branch migration DNA helicase RuvB, giving the protein MGNNEEIKRTIDALSSKEKKVEKELRPIEFDDFVGQKKLLDNLIVFVKAAKQRGEALDHILLHGPPGLGKTTLAYILSNELESDIKTTSGPVLDKPANLAGLLTNLDEGDILFIDEIHRMNPLVEEYLYSAMEDYKIDIMIDQGPNARSVELKLNPFTLVGATTRSGLLTSPLRARFGISARLEYYTAEELTLIVQRSSGILNVDIKHDAAFEIARRSRGTPRVSNALLRRVRDFAQIKTDGKVEMKITKYALEALGVDENGLDEMDNKILLSIIEKFNGGPVGIKTIATAVSEEAETIEEVYEPFLIKEGFLKRTARGREATPRAFKHLNIKPGKSTQSLFDF; this is encoded by the coding sequence GTGGGAAACAATGAAGAAATAAAAAGAACAATAGATGCTTTATCCTCTAAGGAAAAAAAAGTGGAGAAGGAATTACGTCCAATTGAATTTGATGATTTTGTTGGGCAAAAAAAACTGCTTGACAATTTAATAGTTTTTGTGAAAGCGGCAAAGCAAAGAGGTGAAGCACTTGATCATATTCTTTTACATGGACCTCCCGGATTAGGAAAAACAACACTTGCTTACATTTTATCAAATGAACTTGAATCGGATATAAAAACAACATCAGGACCTGTACTTGACAAACCTGCAAATCTTGCGGGATTATTAACAAATCTTGATGAAGGTGATATTCTTTTTATTGATGAAATCCACAGAATGAATCCCCTTGTTGAAGAATATCTTTATTCGGCAATGGAAGATTATAAAATAGATATTATGATTGACCAAGGACCAAATGCAAGGTCTGTTGAATTAAAATTAAACCCATTTACTTTAGTTGGTGCAACAACTCGTTCAGGCTTACTTACATCTCCTTTGCGTGCACGTTTTGGTATTTCTGCACGTCTTGAATATTATACTGCCGAAGAACTTACATTAATTGTTCAGCGTTCTTCCGGAATTTTAAATGTAGATATTAAGCATGATGCGGCATTTGAAATTGCAAGAAGAAGCAGAGGAACACCCCGTGTTTCTAATGCTTTATTGCGTAGAGTAAGAGATTTTGCCCAAATAAAAACCGATGGTAAAGTTGAAATGAAAATAACTAAATATGCTCTTGAAGCACTTGGTGTGGATGAAAACGGATTGGACGAAATGGATAATAAAATACTTTTATCAATAATTGAAAAATTTAATGGAGGTCCTGTGGGTATTAAAACTATTGCAACAGCAGTAAGTGAAGAAGCTGAAACAATTGAAGAAGTTTATGAACCGTTTTTGATTAAAGAAGGGTTTTTAAAAAGAACAGCAAGAGGCAGAGAAGCAACTCCGAGAGCATTCAAACATTTGAATATAAAACCGGGAAAATCAACTCAATCATTGTTTGATTTTTAA